The following coding sequences lie in one Fimbriimonadaceae bacterium genomic window:
- the dnaG gene encoding DNA primase: MADERDDIRARINIVDLVSERVNLRKSGKNWTGLCPFHDDKNPSFNVSPGVGRYRCWSCGAAGDIFDWVMNTQNVEFGDALKILADRAGIELKRGAGPSKSVRKEQVALMEEALAFFQEMLSRTPEAIAYCENRGLTEAVLKEWEIGYAPTDNTMLASRLGKAKLNLAMGKELFLVDGDPNFGYRDKFTGRLMIPIRDERGELVAFGGRIIGDGIPKYINSSDTPLYRKSRVLYGMNKAKEVMSKSRKAVLVEGYLDVIACHRAGVTTAIASLGTSLAEDHAALLKRWVDQVTILYDSDTAGQKAADRSASILQEHGIKVRVALMPPGEDPDTLLRTAGAGAVMQAAERGITPTEFRLKEVESKIDPNSDEFWETVAQVLIASKSLKEVERHVTELAAKYLANQPERSARTSIFARIEQVRRAAKQRRTNASSVPVPVQIETKTLTNPEAVVCKAFVEDDLRSLAWRAIVDGALGRSSAGIAITEAIRSAFPDEAPVGHASQWLHKVEPEELRVILSDTESDPLLAQITLLSLQTTVAHLKKDSNRSELRELKASEPSDEKLKKIQEKLEQLKNP; encoded by the coding sequence GTGGCTGACGAGAGAGACGACATCCGTGCAAGGATCAATATCGTCGATCTCGTCAGCGAGCGTGTAAACCTTCGCAAAAGCGGAAAAAATTGGACGGGACTTTGTCCGTTTCACGACGACAAAAACCCGTCCTTTAATGTGTCTCCCGGAGTAGGACGCTACCGTTGTTGGTCGTGCGGAGCTGCCGGAGATATCTTCGACTGGGTGATGAACACCCAAAACGTCGAATTCGGAGACGCTCTCAAAATCCTTGCCGACCGCGCAGGTATCGAACTCAAACGAGGAGCCGGTCCCTCTAAGTCTGTACGCAAAGAGCAAGTCGCCCTCATGGAAGAAGCCCTCGCATTCTTCCAAGAGATGCTCTCCCGAACCCCCGAAGCCATCGCTTACTGTGAAAACAGAGGCCTCACCGAAGCCGTCCTGAAGGAATGGGAGATCGGATACGCACCAACCGACAACACGATGCTCGCCTCACGTTTAGGCAAGGCCAAGCTCAACCTGGCTATGGGAAAAGAGCTGTTCCTCGTTGACGGTGACCCCAATTTTGGTTATCGCGACAAGTTCACCGGCCGACTCATGATCCCCATCCGTGACGAGCGCGGAGAACTCGTCGCCTTTGGTGGACGCATCATCGGCGACGGCATCCCCAAATACATTAACAGCTCCGACACTCCCCTCTACAGAAAGAGCAGAGTCCTGTACGGCATGAACAAGGCCAAAGAGGTGATGTCAAAGTCACGAAAGGCGGTTCTCGTGGAGGGTTATCTCGACGTTATCGCCTGTCATCGTGCAGGGGTGACCACAGCCATCGCCTCCCTTGGAACTTCGCTCGCCGAGGACCACGCTGCCCTCCTCAAGCGTTGGGTCGATCAAGTCACTATTCTCTATGACAGCGACACAGCCGGGCAAAAAGCCGCCGACCGCTCAGCATCCATTCTCCAAGAACACGGCATCAAAGTTCGCGTCGCTCTCATGCCCCCGGGAGAAGACCCGGACACTCTTCTCCGCACAGCCGGTGCTGGCGCCGTGATGCAGGCAGCCGAACGTGGCATTACTCCCACAGAATTCAGACTCAAAGAGGTCGAATCCAAGATTGACCCCAATAGCGATGAGTTCTGGGAAACTGTCGCTCAGGTTCTGATCGCTTCCAAGTCGTTGAAGGAAGTCGAACGGCATGTGACCGAGCTCGCCGCAAAGTACCTTGCTAATCAGCCCGAACGAAGCGCCCGAACCTCCATCTTTGCCCGCATCGAGCAAGTAAGACGAGCCGCTAAACAGAGACGAACGAACGCATCCAGTGTTCCGGTACCCGTTCAAATCGAAACGAAAACACTTACCAACCCCGAGGCTGTGGTTTGCAAAGCCTTTGTAGAAGACGATTTACGCTCCCTCGCATGGCGTGCAATTGTCGATGGTGCGCTCGGACGCTCGTCTGCCGGTATCGCCATCACTGAGGCAATCCGATCCGCCTTCCCCGATGAAGCCCCAGTAGGCCACGCATCTCAATGGCTGCACAAAGTCGAGCCCGAAGAGCTGCGCGTCATCCTATCCGACACCGAGTCCGACCCCTTGCTTGCTCAAATCACGCTGTTGTCATTGCAAACAACGGTAGCCCATCTCAAAAAAGATTCAAACCGCTCAGAGCTCCGCGAACTCAAAGCATCTGAGCCCAGCGACGAAAAATTGAAAAAAATACAGGAAAAATTGGAACAGCTGAAGAATCCATAA
- a CDS encoding D-aminoacylase, with protein sequence MLTCLLSALSLGLGVTGEFDRHDYFIHDATLIDGSGSAPYRACVKVKDGIIVFVRKCGPEHVHLAEFSSPLIDGSGLVLVPGFIDAHSHADFGIADDPSAESQVRQGITTAVVGQDGIWSEPYTDAMTRILNAEPAINFAAFTGHGGIRNHVLGGDDFERWAYPEEIERMKGLVEADLKAGALGLSSGLEYNPGFFSNTDEVIELAKIAAKYKGSYISHVRNEDTNALASFKELIRIAEEAKIPAQISHIKLGLPSVWGQSKQAIALFEDARKRGVDVSADIYPYTYWQSGITVLTPSRDWDRIGVWKQAIRDLGDASRIRLAECTYKPDWAGKTIQEIADAASQDPAEIIQEIVLNTYGPGKSGRASVIVTAMAEGDIVRFMQWALTSFSSDGAIGGSHPRGAGSFPRVLGHYVRKAGVLSLEEAIRKMTSLPAKRFGFKDRGLVKEGMRADLVLFDPGSIIDTATPTNPRSFSKGIRYVIVNGRSVLNNGEMTSERPGQIITRTGAPFKPTTSLPTFLASHAGHVSCCGG encoded by the coding sequence ATGCTTACGTGTTTGCTATCAGCGCTCTCATTGGGCTTGGGAGTTACGGGAGAATTCGATCGACACGACTATTTCATTCACGATGCCACGTTGATTGATGGCTCTGGCAGTGCACCCTACCGCGCCTGCGTTAAGGTGAAGGACGGCATCATCGTCTTTGTCCGAAAGTGTGGTCCTGAGCATGTGCACCTTGCGGAATTTTCATCTCCGCTGATAGATGGCAGCGGCCTCGTCCTTGTTCCTGGGTTCATCGACGCCCACTCCCACGCCGACTTCGGCATTGCCGATGACCCCAGCGCCGAATCTCAAGTGCGGCAGGGGATCACCACTGCTGTGGTCGGTCAGGACGGCATCTGGAGCGAGCCCTATACCGATGCGATGACGCGCATTTTGAACGCTGAGCCCGCCATCAACTTTGCTGCGTTTACCGGACATGGTGGCATTCGCAACCACGTGCTTGGGGGGGATGATTTCGAGCGATGGGCTTACCCCGAAGAGATCGAACGGATGAAAGGGCTTGTGGAGGCTGACCTGAAGGCGGGGGCTTTGGGGCTGTCCAGTGGACTCGAATACAACCCCGGGTTTTTCAGCAACACCGACGAGGTGATTGAGCTCGCCAAAATCGCGGCCAAGTACAAAGGCTCCTATATCAGCCACGTTCGGAACGAGGATACGAATGCCCTGGCGAGCTTCAAGGAGTTGATCCGTATTGCCGAGGAGGCCAAGATTCCAGCGCAGATTTCGCACATCAAGCTTGGGTTGCCATCGGTTTGGGGGCAGTCAAAGCAAGCGATTGCACTGTTTGAGGACGCGAGGAAACGAGGGGTTGATGTCAGCGCCGATATCTATCCTTACACCTACTGGCAGAGTGGCATCACTGTTTTGACTCCAAGTCGTGATTGGGACCGGATAGGGGTTTGGAAGCAGGCGATTCGTGATCTTGGAGACGCCAGCCGAATTCGCCTGGCGGAATGCACTTATAAGCCAGACTGGGCAGGGAAGACGATCCAAGAGATCGCCGATGCCGCATCTCAAGACCCCGCTGAGATCATCCAGGAGATCGTGCTGAATACTTACGGGCCAGGCAAGTCGGGCCGTGCAAGCGTCATCGTTACAGCGATGGCAGAGGGCGATATCGTTCGGTTTATGCAGTGGGCGTTGACGAGTTTCTCGTCGGACGGTGCGATAGGAGGTTCCCATCCACGGGGTGCGGGCTCCTTTCCCAGAGTGCTTGGACACTACGTTCGTAAAGCAGGGGTCCTTAGCTTAGAGGAAGCTATTCGAAAGATGACTTCGCTTCCCGCGAAGCGGTTTGGGTTTAAGGACCGTGGGTTGGTAAAGGAGGGAATGAGGGCCGATTTGGTTCTCTTCGACCCGGGCAGCATTATCGACACGGCTACACCGACGAACCCCAGATCATTTTCCAAGGGGATACGTTATGTGATTGTGAACGGGCGATCTGTTCTTAATAACGGTGAGATGACAAGTGAGCGTCCTGGGCAGATCATCACTCGAACTGGAGCGCCGTTTAAGCCAACGACGAGTCTTCCAACCTTCTTGGCGAGTCATGCGGGCCATGTATCTTGTTGTGGAGGATAG
- the trxA gene encoding thioredoxin gives MASNLALTTSEFEEKVINSDVPVLVDFWAEWCGPCKAIGPSIEALASEYEGKAKVYKVDIDNETEIAERYGIMSIPTLLVFKGGKIVDKMNGAAPKPVIEQLLSRNV, from the coding sequence ATGGCATCGAACTTAGCGCTTACAACCTCAGAATTTGAAGAGAAGGTCATCAACTCGGACGTTCCTGTCCTGGTTGACTTTTGGGCAGAATGGTGTGGCCCGTGCAAAGCCATCGGCCCGTCGATTGAGGCGCTGGCATCGGAATATGAAGGAAAGGCAAAGGTTTACAAGGTCGATATCGACAATGAGACCGAGATTGCGGAGCGATACGGCATCATGAGCATCCCGACGCTGCTGGTCTTCAAGGGCGGCAAAATCGTCGACAAGATGAACGGCGCGGCTCCGAAGCCTGTGATTGAGCAGCTTCTTTCGCGAAACGTCTAA
- a CDS encoding D-alanine--D-alanine ligase produces MRTRAEIESAFASTEELTPHKRFFLVGIGGAGMSALALMLKAQGCAVAGSDSTPSDMTTRLLTEGIEVHLRHAEDTISPFDQVILSDAIDLKTNPEVQGAIRHGCSLYRRSQLLGWLLKDKKIIAVTGTHGKTTTTGMIGASLQAAGIDATIVVGAVIPEFGTSVVAGTSDYAVVEACEAYDSFHDLHPQVVVLTNLEMDHADFHGDYENLKASVMRFVDSIPDGGLLVYCGDDEGAKEIGTAFEGKHESYTKVHWPLGIPGEHNRLNAGAASAVWKYLRMSPDQTAKAMRRLESFHGAERRLQVLQDGDITVIDDYAHHPTEVAASLSAVRDGYPGRRLIAVFQPHLYSRTKDLIPQFAEALSAADHVVITDIYPAREAPIPGVSSARIAEKVQASVDYVPVRHLLPRFVAAKAQPGDVILAMGAGNISEFGGALIKELGKDSVERYLQGGMATLNIAVVYGGDSPEREVSLHSGNAVHSALCEMGHNAWLVDVSDLLLSKGDLSKFVGPNRPDVVFLAVHGTHAEDGAIQGLFELLDIPYTGSRLQASAMAIDKQATKTILEHAGLLVPKGQLVHSVEEEITVKVPVVVKPNSQGSTVGLSFVESFADLQDAVRKALAFEGGVLVEEWLTGMEISVPVLGDRVLPPVEITPVSGRYDFDSKYTPGATEEIVPARLPVNLIEKAQRQALEAHRALGCDGATRTDMIVVKDKLAILEVNTLPGMTPTSLLPNSARAAGIDFNTLVDWIVRDALTRHAAKA; encoded by the coding sequence ATGCGTACGAGAGCCGAGATCGAATCCGCGTTTGCCTCTACCGAAGAGTTGACGCCCCACAAGCGCTTCTTTTTAGTAGGCATTGGTGGAGCCGGAATGAGCGCTCTGGCATTGATGCTTAAGGCACAAGGATGCGCGGTCGCGGGCTCAGACTCTACGCCGTCGGATATGACCACTCGCCTTCTTACAGAAGGCATTGAAGTCCACCTACGACACGCGGAAGACACGATCTCTCCCTTCGATCAAGTTATTTTGAGCGACGCAATCGACCTGAAGACCAATCCTGAAGTGCAGGGCGCGATTCGTCACGGATGTTCGCTTTATCGACGCTCGCAGCTTCTTGGCTGGCTTTTGAAGGACAAGAAGATCATCGCTGTCACGGGAACGCACGGCAAGACGACAACGACAGGAATGATCGGCGCGAGCCTACAAGCGGCGGGAATCGACGCAACAATCGTCGTTGGCGCTGTGATTCCCGAGTTTGGAACCTCGGTTGTCGCGGGGACGAGCGACTATGCCGTCGTTGAAGCTTGCGAAGCCTATGACAGCTTCCACGATCTTCACCCGCAAGTGGTAGTTCTCACAAATTTAGAAATGGACCACGCCGACTTTCATGGCGACTACGAGAATCTGAAGGCGAGCGTCATGCGATTCGTGGACAGCATTCCGGACGGTGGACTGCTCGTGTACTGCGGTGATGACGAGGGGGCTAAGGAGATCGGAACGGCTTTTGAGGGCAAGCATGAGTCGTATACCAAGGTTCATTGGCCTCTCGGAATTCCGGGCGAGCACAACCGTTTGAATGCGGGCGCGGCATCGGCGGTGTGGAAGTACTTGCGGATGAGCCCTGATCAAACGGCAAAGGCCATGCGCCGATTGGAGTCGTTTCATGGAGCAGAGCGACGGTTGCAAGTTCTGCAAGATGGCGACATCACGGTGATTGACGACTATGCCCATCACCCGACAGAGGTCGCGGCGAGCCTGAGCGCTGTGCGCGATGGCTATCCGGGGCGGAGGTTGATTGCTGTGTTCCAGCCCCACCTCTATAGCCGCACGAAGGATTTGATCCCCCAGTTTGCCGAGGCGTTGAGCGCGGCAGATCATGTTGTTATCACCGACATCTACCCCGCACGGGAAGCGCCGATTCCAGGCGTTAGCTCGGCAAGGATTGCTGAAAAGGTGCAGGCCTCAGTGGACTATGTGCCTGTAAGACATCTGCTTCCTCGCTTTGTCGCAGCGAAGGCGCAGCCAGGAGATGTTATCTTGGCGATGGGAGCGGGCAATATCTCGGAGTTCGGCGGAGCTCTCATCAAGGAGTTGGGCAAGGACTCGGTGGAGCGGTATCTACAGGGTGGGATGGCGACGCTCAATATAGCCGTCGTTTATGGTGGAGATAGCCCAGAGCGTGAAGTTTCTCTTCATTCGGGCAATGCTGTCCACTCTGCACTTTGTGAGATGGGGCATAACGCCTGGCTGGTCGATGTCTCGGATTTGCTTCTTTCAAAGGGTGACTTGTCCAAATTTGTCGGTCCAAATCGGCCCGATGTCGTTTTCCTTGCCGTTCACGGCACCCATGCTGAGGACGGGGCCATTCAAGGCCTTTTTGAATTGCTCGATATCCCGTATACCGGCTCCAGGCTTCAAGCCAGTGCGATGGCTATTGACAAGCAGGCGACAAAGACCATTCTTGAGCATGCTGGCCTGCTTGTGCCGAAGGGCCAGCTAGTCCATTCGGTTGAAGAAGAGATCACGGTCAAGGTACCGGTTGTCGTCAAGCCGAATTCTCAGGGCTCCACGGTTGGGCTGAGTTTTGTGGAATCTTTTGCAGACTTGCAGGATGCGGTGCGGAAAGCCTTGGCCTTTGAGGGGGGAGTACTTGTCGAGGAGTGGCTGACGGGAATGGAGATCTCTGTGCCGGTGTTGGGCGACCGCGTATTACCGCCGGTGGAGATAACGCCTGTGAGCGGACGATATGATTTCGACTCAAAATACACCCCCGGCGCAACGGAGGAAATCGTCCCAGCCCGCTTGCCCGTCAATCTTATTGAGAAGGCTCAGCGGCAAGCGTTGGAAGCTCACAGAGCGCTTGGTTGCGATGGGGCAACACGCACGGACATGATCGTGGTCAAGGACAAGTTGGCAATTCTAGAGGTCAACACACTTCCGGGGATGACCCCGACCTCTTTGTTGCCCAACAGCGCGCGAGCTGCGGGGATCGACTTTAATACTTTGGTGGATTGGATCGTTAGGGACGCGTTGACGAGACATGCGGCGAAGGCGTAA
- a CDS encoding sigma-70 family RNA polymerase sigma factor, with product MEIAKTCCTVGVLWAVLGGWQLFMVGRAIGGNTSEFEENAGGEIRVITPSTHFEELPTQIGEGFLDESQNGVAFADERSEDVGLFDEALLEDSVRAWLKKIGRTSLLTQEQEIEIARAAQAGCDKAKRLMVEANLRLVVSIAKKFVGRGLSMQDLIQEGNVGLMRAVEKFDYTRGFRFSTYATWWIRQSISRAISDHSRTIRVPVHTLEAVNKLLKCATQLQQQLGREPTEAELADELQVPVEKVHEFLRAIMEPVSLESPVGDSDDASLIEFVTDTTGETPAEAAIRSMVRSRIENLLETLGEREKEVIAMRYGLSDGRSHTLEEVAKAFNVTRERIRQIEQKTLKKLKHPSRARKLLEVLE from the coding sequence TTGGAGATCGCAAAAACCTGTTGTACAGTAGGTGTGCTTTGGGCAGTCTTAGGGGGCTGGCAATTGTTTATGGTGGGACGAGCTATAGGCGGTAATACGTCAGAGTTCGAGGAAAACGCTGGAGGCGAGATACGGGTCATTACTCCATCGACTCATTTCGAGGAGTTGCCCACCCAGATAGGAGAAGGCTTTCTGGATGAATCTCAGAATGGTGTAGCGTTTGCCGACGAACGTAGTGAAGATGTTGGGTTGTTCGATGAAGCTTTGCTGGAGGACTCTGTCCGAGCTTGGCTAAAGAAGATCGGGCGAACCTCCCTTTTAACACAAGAGCAGGAGATCGAAATCGCTCGCGCAGCTCAGGCAGGCTGCGACAAGGCAAAACGATTGATGGTCGAGGCCAACTTGCGCCTCGTGGTCAGCATCGCCAAGAAGTTTGTCGGGCGTGGCCTCTCCATGCAAGATCTTATTCAAGAGGGCAACGTTGGACTGATGCGCGCCGTCGAGAAGTTCGATTACACGCGTGGATTTAGGTTCAGCACCTACGCCACTTGGTGGATTCGACAATCCATCTCAAGGGCAATAAGCGACCATTCGCGCACCATTCGTGTGCCGGTACACACCCTCGAAGCCGTCAATAAACTGCTCAAATGCGCCACCCAACTTCAGCAGCAGCTAGGACGAGAGCCAACCGAAGCCGAACTTGCCGACGAGCTTCAAGTGCCCGTTGAGAAAGTTCACGAGTTCCTTCGAGCGATCATGGAGCCTGTGTCGCTTGAATCTCCGGTTGGCGATAGCGACGACGCTTCCCTGATAGAGTTTGTCACCGACACGACGGGCGAGACCCCCGCCGAAGCCGCGATCCGATCAATGGTCAGATCGCGCATCGAGAATCTTCTTGAAACCCTCGGCGAGCGTGAGAAAGAGGTTATCGCCATGCGATACGGACTGTCTGACGGAAGGTCGCACACTCTTGAAGAGGTCGCAAAAGCGTTCAACGTCACCCGAGAAAGAATTCGCCAAATCGAGCAAAAGACCTTGAAAAAGCTCAAGCACCCCTCGCGTGCAAGAAAACTGCTGGAAGTCCTGGAGTGA
- a CDS encoding small basic family protein, with protein MMILIPIVALLLGAILAQYIGLGAVTGMSGNYLAVACVAGLDSVTGGIRAGIEGKFSNDVFITGFISNVVISFILAWLGDQIGANLTLAAVIILGTRIFTNLSLIRRYLLTTWRDNRERAKMKEQIQQQKST; from the coding sequence ATGATGATCCTGATCCCCATCGTCGCACTGCTGCTAGGAGCAATCCTGGCGCAGTACATCGGCCTTGGGGCGGTCACCGGCATGAGCGGCAACTATTTGGCTGTCGCATGTGTTGCTGGACTTGATTCGGTGACCGGCGGGATTCGCGCAGGAATTGAAGGGAAGTTTTCTAACGACGTTTTTATCACGGGATTCATCTCAAACGTCGTGATTTCGTTTATACTTGCTTGGCTTGGCGATCAGATTGGCGCAAATTTGACTCTTGCGGCCGTGATCATCCTCGGCACTCGTATCTTTACAAACTTGAGTTTAATCAGGCGATACTTGCTGACGACGTGGCGCGACAATCGCGAACGCGCCAAAATGAAAGAGCAGATTCAGCAGCAGAAGTCAACATGA
- a CDS encoding DUF881 domain-containing protein, with protein sequence MNPFVSKVNRNPWMIPVSILSLLLGFMMMSAWLTEQSRGSRIPLLDPSQQSRIRAGTIDMQADYQKVAAEVEKLRKEKTQLENAMGDNTKMTKVLNENLQDIKNFAGLTEVEGPGVTVTLRDNASPNSALGAVPDDIIHDQDVTMVVNELWAGGAEALSVNNRRIVARSSFTCVGNTILVDNVRIAPPVRIRAIGDPDLLIGALNTPGRVIDTIRQSSANMVQIEKVEKHSLPAYNGPTATKFATVVKAEDSK encoded by the coding sequence ATGAACCCGTTTGTATCAAAAGTGAATCGAAATCCGTGGATGATCCCGGTCAGCATTTTGTCGCTGTTGCTCGGGTTTATGATGATGTCCGCTTGGTTGACCGAGCAGTCGCGTGGTTCACGCATCCCTTTGCTTGACCCCTCTCAACAAAGTCGAATCCGTGCTGGCACCATCGACATGCAGGCGGATTATCAAAAGGTTGCGGCTGAGGTTGAGAAGCTTCGCAAAGAGAAGACGCAGCTTGAAAACGCGATGGGCGACAACACCAAGATGACCAAGGTTCTGAACGAGAACCTTCAAGACATCAAGAACTTCGCCGGTCTCACAGAAGTTGAGGGGCCGGGAGTGACGGTGACCCTGCGCGACAACGCGTCTCCCAACAGCGCTCTTGGGGCTGTGCCGGACGATATCATCCACGACCAAGACGTGACGATGGTTGTGAATGAACTGTGGGCAGGCGGTGCAGAGGCTCTGAGCGTGAATAACAGACGCATCGTCGCGAGGTCGTCGTTTACATGCGTTGGTAACACGATCCTCGTTGACAATGTGCGCATCGCTCCTCCCGTCCGTATTCGAGCAATTGGCGATCCTGACCTTTTGATCGGCGCTTTGAATACTCCGGGGCGAGTTATTGATACGATTCGACAGAGCAGCGCCAATATGGTGCAGATTGAAAAGGTCGAAAAGCACTCTCTCCCTGCTTACAACGGTCCTACCGCAACTAAATTCGCAACGGTAGTAAAGGCTGAGGATTCGAAGTAA
- a CDS encoding aromatic ring-hydroxylating dioxygenase subunit alpha: protein MHLDIHPEIGKAWTPSADFYTDPGVYEEVKEKVFARSWQFITDTDNLKVPGQVWPFTLLEGLMNEPLMLARDMDDQLRCLSNVCTHRGNIVVEGAGVERSLRCRYHGRRFGLDGKFQFMPEFEGCEGFPCDKDNLTHVPMELWHKFAHVSTNPAASLEEWLRPMQERVGFLPFNEFKHVPEQGRDYMVRGHWALYVDNYLEGFHIPYIHASLNETLDYGNYTSELFDYCNLQLGVGKSGEMGFDLPAGHPDEGQLISAYYFWVFPNMMFNFYPWGLSINVVRPLAPDLTKVSFIRYLWDESKLGQGAGGDLDRVEREDEAIVELVQKGLRSRFYDRGRYSPKRETGTHHFHLLLQRFLA from the coding sequence ATGCACCTGGATATCCATCCTGAAATCGGCAAGGCTTGGACACCCTCAGCGGACTTTTACACCGATCCTGGCGTGTACGAAGAGGTTAAGGAGAAGGTTTTCGCGCGGTCTTGGCAGTTCATCACCGACACCGACAACCTGAAGGTGCCGGGGCAGGTCTGGCCTTTTACCCTGTTGGAAGGGTTGATGAACGAACCCTTGATGTTGGCGCGAGATATGGATGACCAGCTACGCTGCCTCTCGAACGTGTGCACCCATCGTGGAAACATCGTGGTCGAGGGCGCAGGGGTTGAGCGTTCGCTGCGCTGCAGATATCACGGACGGCGGTTTGGGCTGGACGGGAAGTTTCAGTTCATGCCGGAGTTTGAAGGGTGCGAAGGTTTTCCGTGCGACAAGGACAACCTCACACACGTCCCGATGGAGCTTTGGCACAAATTTGCGCATGTCTCGACGAACCCTGCTGCATCCCTTGAAGAGTGGCTAAGGCCGATGCAAGAAAGGGTCGGATTCTTGCCTTTTAACGAATTCAAGCATGTGCCGGAGCAGGGTCGGGATTACATGGTGCGGGGGCATTGGGCGCTGTATGTCGATAACTATTTGGAAGGCTTTCACATCCCCTACATCCACGCCTCGCTGAACGAAACTTTGGATTACGGAAACTATACGAGCGAGCTGTTCGACTATTGCAACCTGCAGCTCGGGGTGGGGAAGTCAGGTGAGATGGGGTTTGATCTTCCGGCTGGGCACCCGGACGAGGGCCAACTTATCTCGGCTTACTACTTCTGGGTTTTCCCGAACATGATGTTCAACTTCTACCCGTGGGGGCTTTCCATCAACGTGGTCCGCCCTCTTGCTCCCGACCTGACCAAAGTGTCGTTTATCCGCTATTTGTGGGATGAGTCGAAGCTGGGCCAAGGAGCGGGCGGCGATTTGGACCGCGTTGAGCGGGAGGATGAGGCAATTGTGGAGTTGGTGCAGAAGGGACTGCGGTCGCGATTCTATGATCGCGGGCGGTATTCACCAAAGCGGGAGACAGGGACGCATCACTTCCACCTTCTGTTGCAGAGGTTCTTGGCATAG
- the ftsA gene encoding cell division protein FtsA encodes MRSGRVHILDLGSTKAVCLAAELTETGRIKVESWHSTDCKGVRKAVVTDLEEAAKAVDKVCRAVESDTNESIESLVVGIGGAHVEGINSQGFVPIYPRTRPITRDDVLQVVNHSRQISLPPDREQIQAIPREFRIDGQRGIKKPIGMSGGRLEVNTYLVSGQATHIQNLERVVEMSGRKIERLVPKALASGLAVLTDEQRDLGAAVIDIGGGSTEIAVFFGESVAFSASVPIGGQLVTSDISKLLKASPEEAERLKLEGGLSWAKMANEDEIVGVLQLGQIHKRDLQRRVLAEIIESRMRELARMSRQQIEKSGFFGMLPGGIVLTGGASLIPGTAELFQSVFQHMKVSSQEPHLSGQREKGLNRPELATAVGLSTFGLECQHDEFAPATVDGSWKDKIRTFLSLMGGKA; translated from the coding sequence ATGAGATCAGGGCGCGTTCATATTTTAGATTTGGGGAGCACGAAGGCCGTGTGTCTGGCGGCTGAGCTAACCGAAACCGGACGCATCAAGGTCGAAAGTTGGCATTCGACGGATTGTAAGGGTGTTCGCAAAGCCGTTGTAACCGATCTGGAAGAAGCGGCAAAGGCGGTTGATAAGGTTTGTCGTGCCGTCGAATCCGATACCAACGAATCCATAGAGTCCCTTGTCGTTGGGATTGGCGGTGCGCACGTCGAAGGCATCAACTCTCAGGGGTTCGTACCGATCTACCCGCGAACAAGGCCGATCACACGCGATGACGTTTTGCAGGTTGTCAACCACAGTCGTCAGATTTCATTGCCACCCGACCGAGAGCAGATTCAGGCGATTCCCCGTGAGTTTCGCATTGATGGGCAACGCGGGATTAAAAAGCCGATAGGGATGAGTGGCGGACGCCTCGAGGTTAACACTTACCTCGTGAGCGGTCAGGCCACGCATATACAGAATTTGGAGCGGGTCGTGGAGATGTCAGGTCGCAAGATCGAGCGGTTGGTGCCCAAGGCGCTGGCTTCCGGGCTTGCTGTGCTAACCGATGAGCAGCGCGACCTTGGCGCAGCGGTGATCGATATAGGCGGTGGGTCGACCGAGATTGCTGTTTTCTTCGGCGAGAGCGTGGCTTTCTCTGCGTCTGTGCCGATTGGCGGGCAGCTTGTCACCTCGGACATTAGCAAGCTCTTGAAGGCGAGCCCAGAAGAGGCTGAGCGTTTAAAGCTCGAAGGTGGTTTGTCCTGGGCTAAGATGGCGAACGAAGACGAGATCGTTGGCGTTTTGCAGCTTGGGCAGATTCATAAGCGTGACCTCCAGCGCCGCGTACTTGCGGAGATCATCGAGAGCAGGATGCGAGAGTTGGCGAGGATGTCTCGCCAGCAGATTGAAAAGAGCGGATTCTTTGGCATGTTGCCGGGAGGAATCGTACTGACCGGCGGGGCATCGCTCATACCGGGGACAGCCGAACTCTTCCAGAGCGTTTTTCAGCACATGAAAGTTTCCAGCCAAGAACCTCATTTGAGTGGTCAGAGAGAGAAAGGGCTGAACAGGCCTGAGCTTGCTACAGCGGTGGGCTTATCGACCTTTGGTCTCGAATGTCAACATGATGAGTTCGCACCGGCAACAGTTGACGGTAGTTGGAAGGATAAAATAAGAACGTTCTTGTCACTGATGGGTGGCAAAGCGTAA